In Eublepharis macularius isolate TG4126 chromosome 4, MPM_Emac_v1.0, whole genome shotgun sequence, the following are encoded in one genomic region:
- the LOC129328053 gene encoding zinc finger protein 501-like has protein sequence MDEVHTGKNVAATVKAALTEWTSEVQRSSSEKAPLMASPPSPPRGEGKRPAMRPAQCGKSFSQRRILSSHQRIHTGEKPYKCLECGKSFSRGDNLSSHQRLHRGVKPYTCLECGKSFHWSSGLTSHKRVHTGEKPYKCLECGKGFSQSSQLNVHQRIHSGEKPYKCLECGKSFRSSSDLTSHQRVHTGEKPYKCLEWEKPYKCLVCGKSFSQSGQLTVHQRIHTGEKPYKCLVCGKSFRSSSELTSHQRVHTGEKPYKCFECGKSFSWHDKLTSHQRSHLGVKPYKCFECGKSFSRRDKLTSHQRSHLGVNPYKCFECGKSFSWRDKLTSHQRSHLGVKPYKCFECGKSFSRQEKPYKFMECGKTSPCDNLTSHQRVHLGGKPKKCVKDVMLEEKPYKFMECGKTSSPCDNLTSHQRVHLGGKPKKCVKDVMLGKLVVRELSTV, from the exons gcagCAGTGAAAAGGCTCCCTTGATGGCTTCTCCGCCGTCTCCTCCACGTGGTGAAGGGAAAAGGCCAGCCATGCGGCCAGCTCAG tgtgggaaaagtttcagtcagcgTAGAATCCTTTCttctcatcaaaggattcacacaggggagaaaccctataaatgcctggaatgtgggaaaagcttcagtcggggTGAcaacctttcttcccaccaaagactTCACAGAGGTgtgaaaccatatacatgcctggagtgtgggaaaagcttccattGGAGTTCAGGCCTTACCTCACATAAAAgggttcacactggggagaaaccatataaatgcctggagtgtggaaaaggtttcagtcagagtTCACAACTTAatgttcatcaaagaattcactcaggggagaaaccctataaatgcctggagtgtgggaaaagcttccgttcgAGTTCAGACCTTACCTCACATCAAAgggttcacactggggagaaaccatataaatgcctggagt gggaaaaaccatataaatgcttggtgtgtgggaaaagtttcagtcagagtggacaacttactgtccatcaaaggattcacactggggaaaaaccatataaatgcttggtgtgtgggaaaagcttccgttcgAGTTCAGAACTTACCTCACATCAAAGggttcacactggagagaaaccctacaaatgcttcgagtgtgggaaaagtttttcTTGGCATGATaagcttacttcccatcaaagaagtcACTTAGGggtgaaaccatataaatgcttcgagtgtgggaaaagtttttcTCGGCGTGATaagcttacttcccatcaaagaagtcACTTAGGGGTGAACCCATATAAATGCtttgagtgtgggaaaagtttttcTTGGCGTGATaagcttacttcccatcaaagaagtcACTTAGGggtgaaaccatataaatgcttcgagtgtgggaaaagtttttcTCGGC aggagaaaccatataaattcATGGAATGTGGGAAAACTTCTCCATGTGataaccttacttcccatcaaagagttCACTTAGGAGGAAAACCAAAGAAATGTGTGAAGGATGTTATGTTGG aggagaaaccatataaattcATGGAATGTGGGAAAACTTCCTCTCCGTGTGataaccttacttcccatcaaagagttCACTTAGGAGGAAAACCAAAGAAATGTGTGAAGGATGTTATGTTGGGTAAATTGGTTGTGAGGGAACTTAGCACTGTATGA